From Deinococcus aquaticus, one genomic window encodes:
- a CDS encoding serine hydrolase domain-containing protein: MFRRDAHRAALRGVGEVLGRDLSALRPLLRAALPHGGVIAAARGEARVVTALGAPRVTPGQHDPHDWTLDPWEPDCWELDRWELASVTKPFTGALAAALVDSGRLEWHAPLSALGGLLRGVPRTVTAWRLATHTAGLPPHPARATLTVLTRYHDPYGGMDARAVLGSVRRWAGGPGRFVYSNLGVGALALACAAAAGEECSADGYGRALRRHVTGPLNLDVSLVPRRAAAAHSPHTAFGPLVGAGGLFATPDSLLSFAQAHLPGTAAPTGPLGAWQDTVRPPGLPPGMQVSAGWLARGPLRWHDGVARHTRTGLAFHAQTGAVLAVLARGGEPLLGRRAQVTRLLLRALE; encoded by the coding sequence ATGTTCCGCCGTGACGCGCACCGGGCCGCCCTGCGCGGGGTGGGTGAAGTGCTGGGCCGCGACCTGAGTGCCCTGCGGCCCCTGCTGCGCGCCGCCCTGCCGCACGGCGGCGTGATCGCGGCGGCGCGCGGCGAGGCGCGCGTGGTGACGGCCCTGGGCGCCCCCAGGGTCACGCCGGGCCAGCACGACCCGCACGACTGGACGCTGGACCCGTGGGAGCCGGACTGCTGGGAACTGGACCGCTGGGAACTGGCCAGCGTGACCAAACCGTTTACCGGGGCGCTGGCCGCCGCGCTGGTCGACAGCGGGCGGCTGGAATGGCACGCGCCCCTCTCGGCGCTGGGCGGGCTGCTGCGGGGCGTGCCGCGCACGGTGACGGCGTGGCGACTGGCGACGCACACGGCGGGCCTGCCGCCCCACCCGGCCCGCGCGACCCTGACGGTCCTGACCCGCTACCACGACCCGTACGGTGGGATGGACGCGCGGGCCGTGCTGGGCAGCGTGCGCCGCTGGGCGGGCGGGCCGGGCCGCTTCGTGTACTCGAACCTGGGCGTGGGCGCCCTGGCGCTGGCCTGTGCCGCCGCTGCCGGCGAGGAGTGCAGCGCCGACGGGTACGGGCGGGCGCTGCGCCGCCACGTGACCGGCCCGCTGAACCTGGACGTCAGCCTCGTGCCCCGGCGTGCGGCGGCCGCGCACTCTCCGCACACGGCGTTCGGGCCGCTGGTCGGGGCGGGCGGCCTGTTCGCCACCCCGGACTCCCTGCTGAGCTTCGCGCAGGCGCACCTGCCCGGCACGGCCGCGCCCACGGGACCGCTGGGCGCGTGGCAGGACACCGTCCGCCCGCCGGGCCTGCCGCCGGGTATGCAGGTCAGCGCCGGGTGGCTGGCGCGCGGCCCGCTGCGCTGGCATGACGGCGTGGCCCGCCACACCCGCACCGGACTGGCCTTCCACGCGCAGACCGGCGCGGTCCTGGCCGTCCTGGCGCGCGGTGGCGAGCCGCTGCTGGGCCGCCGCGCCCAGGTGACGCGCCTGCTGCTGCGGGCGCTGGAGTGA
- a CDS encoding sensor domain-containing diguanylate cyclase has protein sequence MTGDRQGQPQEPEVFSLPERIGRLYFRIALPMVGGSLLVGAVGASANSQRVIVALTGMTVVGALLHLLLPARWHDVVRRAFPVMAIAFVLTVALLSGVGGLPGDSLLLSVVLLLAPGTVLAWSLLFMDDARMGRLVGLGLTASATLLVWRWQQAGLQPALAGTTPLLLLVVCLTVVSYGAAFTEINRRYLDGEQAQRQDPLTGLLNRRAFDEHTRRAHPPGTALAVLDIDHFKRVNDTHGHTAGDRVLRGVADVMLDVLAGRGQVYRWGGEEFALLLPSGGADLSAEAAGLLEQIRAEVARRTFTGGQRVTLSAGLSTVQPGEAVQAAFERADAALREAKAGGRDRVVSRLHPGPPGLPS, from the coding sequence ATGACCGGTGACCGGCAGGGTCAGCCGCAGGAGCCGGAGGTGTTCAGTCTGCCGGAACGCATCGGCCGCCTGTACTTCCGGATCGCGCTGCCGATGGTGGGCGGGTCGCTGCTGGTCGGGGCGGTGGGGGCGTCCGCGAACTCGCAGCGGGTGATCGTGGCCCTGACGGGCATGACGGTGGTGGGGGCGCTGCTGCACCTGCTGCTACCTGCCCGCTGGCACGATGTGGTGCGCCGCGCGTTCCCGGTGATGGCCATCGCGTTCGTGCTGACGGTCGCGCTTCTGTCCGGCGTGGGTGGACTGCCCGGTGATTCGCTGCTGCTGTCCGTGGTGCTGCTGCTCGCGCCGGGCACCGTGCTGGCCTGGAGCCTGCTGTTCATGGATGACGCCCGCATGGGCCGACTGGTCGGGCTGGGCCTGACCGCCAGTGCCACGCTGCTGGTCTGGCGCTGGCAGCAGGCCGGATTGCAGCCGGCCCTGGCGGGCACCACGCCCCTGCTGCTGCTGGTGGTGTGCCTGACGGTCGTGTCGTACGGCGCGGCGTTCACCGAGATCAACCGCCGGTACCTGGACGGCGAGCAGGCGCAGCGGCAGGACCCGCTGACCGGCCTGCTCAACCGCCGCGCCTTCGACGAGCACACTCGCCGCGCCCACCCACCCGGCACCGCGCTGGCCGTGCTGGACATCGACCACTTCAAACGCGTGAACGACACGCACGGGCACACGGCCGGGGACCGCGTGCTGCGCGGCGTGGCCGACGTGATGCTCGACGTTCTCGCCGGGCGCGGACAGGTGTACCGCTGGGGCGGCGAGGAATTCGCGCTGCTGCTGCCGTCGGGCGGGGCGGACCTGTCGGCCGAGGCGGCCGGGCTGCTCGAACAGATCCGCGCGGAGGTCGCGCGCCGCACCTTCACGGGTGGGCAGCGCGTGACCCTCAGCGCCGGCCTGAGCACCGTGCAGCCCGGCGAGGCCGTGCAGGCCGCCTTCGAGCGCGCCGACGCGGCCCTGCGGGAAGCCAAGGCGGGCGGGCGTGACCGGGTGGTCAGCCGCCTGCACCCGGGACCGCCGGGCCTGCCCTCTTGA